The following proteins are co-located in the Silene latifolia isolate original U9 population chromosome 1, ASM4854445v1, whole genome shotgun sequence genome:
- the LOC141651017 gene encoding uncharacterized protein LOC141651017: MQQGFINGCRPFIEVDGTHMKGKFGVTILIACALDGDNEIFRLAYAVVDKETSDTWEFFFYQLNGMAPDASRSKWIICSDKQKVDEVTNNLVESFNASIRELKSLPILSMLEALRRKCTKNMHTKRNTVTKWNSIVCPKLKELCDRTWDEGYYCIPISTGEGLYDVKDGNHYYNVNLRKLTCDCQSWQNLGISFKHAASAIRHTRGKLEHYVHSYYSTHRYAQIGYNLSDS; this comes from the exons ATGCAACAAGGCTTCATCAATGGATGTAGGCCATTTATAGAGGTAGATGGGACTCATATGAAAGGAAAGTTCGGCGTAACTATATTAATAGCTTGTGCTTTGGATGGAGACAACGAAATTTTTCGACTTGCTTATGCTGTTGTAGATAAGGAAACATCGGACACATGGGAGTTCTTTTTTTACCAGTTGAACGGAATGGCCCCTGACGCATCAAGGAGTAAATGGATCATTTGTAGTGATAAACAAAAG GTAGACGAAGTAACTAATAATTTAGTGGAGTCATTTAATGCGTCAATTAGAGAGTTGAAGAGCTTACCAATATTGTCCATGCTTGAGGCATTAAGGAGAAAGTGCACGAAAAATATGCACACGAAGAGAAATACAGTTACAAAATGGAATTCGATTGTTTGCCCCAAACTCAAGGAATTATGTGACCGGACGTGGGATGAGGGATACTATTGCATTCCAATATCAACGGGGGAAGGATTGTATGATGTGAAAGATGGTAATCATTACTACAATGTGAATCTTAGGAAATTGACTTGCGATTGTCAAAGTTGGCAAAATTTGGGTATTTCTTTTAAGCATGCAGCGTCAGCCATTAGGCATACAAGAGGCAAGCTGGAACACTATGTGCATTCTTATTACTCCACACATAGGTATGCCCAAATAGGGTACAATCTCTCTGATTCCTGA
- the LOC141607824 gene encoding chlorophyllase type 0-like: MAGLLTAVLLTLLAAIASSEAIDNLTQKPANVFERGSYTSVRVDTSKSKSPKPLVIISPKEAGDYPILYFVHGFNIPNYEYTQLFNFIASHGIIVVAPMLFTQFGLIPNIPTHQDEIDDAANVANWLALNINTAEPSILPEQVTANLNMFAMSGHSRGGKTAFALVLGYTKKTTLNVKVSALLAVDPVEGNKVGLIERRSKPYVLTKEANSLNISIPTTIIGTGVGTSCTPKGLSHAQYYKECVEASYLVVSNYGHCDMLNDRNVLMRTMCGSGKRGTYAVMRRTLGGIMVAFIDAYFGGRPEAYNEILSNPSLAPTKLHPVEDKSLPQQYYDA; the protein is encoded by the exons ATGGCTGGCCTACTAACAGCTGTTTTATTGACGTTGTTAGCAGCCATTGCTTCTTCGGAAGCTATCGATAACTTAACTCAGAAACCGGCCAATGTATTCGAAAGGGGAAGTTATACATCAGTAAGGGTGGATACATCTAAATCCAAGTCTCCGAAGCCTTTGGTGATCATTTCACCTAAAGAAGCAGGGGATTACCCTATCCTCTATTTTGTCCACGGCTTTAATATTCCGAATTACGAGTATACTCAACTCTTCAACTTCATAGCTTCTCATGGCATCATTGTGGTTGCTCCAATG TTATTCACACAGTTTGGCTTAATCCCCAATATCCCAACTCACCAAGATGAGATAGATGATGCAGCAAATGTAGCCAATTGGTTAGCCTTGAACATAAACACGGCTGAGCCCAGCATCCTACCCGAACAAGTTACCGCAAATCTCAACATGTTTGCAATGTCAGGACATAGCAGGGGAGGAAAGACGGCCTTCGCTCTTGTCCTTGGCTACACCAAAAAGACCACCCTCAATGTCAAAGTGTCAGCATTACTAGCAGTCGACCCGGTTGAAGGTAACAAAGTAGGACTCATTGAGCGGCGAAGCAAACCATATGTTCTGACCAAAGAGGCTAATTCACTGAACATATCTATTCCAACTACGATCATTGGCACGGGTGTGGGCACAAGTTGCACACCCAAGGGACTCAGCCACGCTCAGTATTACAAGGAGTGTGTAGAAGCATCGTATTTGGTGGTCTCCAATTATGGCCATTGTGACATGTTGAATGACCGTAATGTTCTTATGAGAACAATGTGTGGGAGTGGGAAGAGAGGGACTTATGCTGTTATGAGGAGGACTCTTGGTGGGATAATGGTTGCCTTTATTGACGCGTATTTTGGTGGACGTCCTGAAGCGTATAATGAGATTTTGTCGAATCCGTCTCTGGCTCCTACCAAGCTTCATCCTGTGGAAGACAAGAGTCTGCCTCAACAGTATTATGACGCTTAA